Proteins co-encoded in one Rhopalosiphum maidis isolate BTI-1 chromosome 2, ASM367621v3, whole genome shotgun sequence genomic window:
- the LOC113552745 gene encoding fatty acid synthase-like isoform X2: protein MPARFPQPTSNGAVNGTPFSGNDEIVISGISGRLPESESIAEFRENLYAGVDLVTDDDRRWPAGLHGLPTRTGKLKNLEYFDANFFGVHAKQAEVMDPQLRLLLETTYECIVDAGVNPDDIRGSKIGVYIGASNSETDDYLSRLPERVNGYGLTGCCRAMFANRISYTFDFNGPSFAIDTACSSSLVAMSQAVQAIENGQCDAAIVGGANLLLKPTNSLQFHRLSMLSPQGMCKAFDVTGNGYVRSEAVVTIFLQKASVAKRSYATVMGALINTDGFKDQGITFPSGAMQNKLIQEVYAKCGVNPSEVSYVEAHGTGTKVGDPQEVNSIAEFFTKDRTTPLLIGSVKSNMGHSEPASGLCSLAKIVISLEAGKIPGNLHFANPNPDIPALLDGRLQVVNKNWDYSGGYVALNSFGFGGANAHVLLKSNPKPKTAPILNNVPRLIAVSGRTNDAVNNMLKNIADTPLDDGFVSLLHDIHANNINGHGYRGYTVLGKSISEVTEVKPTKRPVWFVFSGMGSQWAGMVEGLLQLEPFARAINRAASVLQVEGLDLLSILNSKDETTFDNVLNSFVSITSMQVALVDLLKSIGIEPDGVVGHSVGELGCAYADGTFNADQAILAAFWRGRSILESKLPQGSMAAVGLSWEDTKKRLPADLVAACHNSEDSVTVSGPPSSLTAFVKTLQAEGIFAKEVKSSGYAFHSKYIADAAPKLRNSLERILPNPKPRTSRWISSSIPEAQWNTPLAQMSSTAYHVNNLLAPVLFHEALAHVPKDAVVIEIAPHALLQAILKRALGPECSCIGLTKRSTNPEGNISVLLSGIGKLYNAGVQPKIKNLYPAVSYPVAKGTPMIQSLIEWDHSVEWLVTNFAQKEAGSGESVIKIDLSTEEDQYLSGHAIDGRVLFPATGYLTLVWRTFAKLQDKNIEEFPVVIENVQFLRATIMPKDGNVNFLINIFEGTGNFEICEGGSVAVTGRIYIPDDIETEQLELPEPYVDENNLSLKSVDIYKDLGLRGYDYKGVFRGVKEADNKGISGKLDWIGNWITYIDTMLQFSILGLKTKELYLPTRMQRVIIDPAKHLEYIETLPENSPVPVYMYRDIDVIKSGGIELRGMKASLAPRRQQSQAAPKLEKYTFVPYNSDKASPITDVSSVFAAYLQIALENSAGAMKVKVVEYGADKPFEGIYMPNVVNILESEPLISLDATLATTQTQALAPFLGPMEVKMINKSLENGPIESNAHVVIAFDVLQSQNKLNNLAETVKDGGFVLTSESNNVSQSLIENSNLVFISKLSAEDRTFFLLRKLGEELPVSEVIQVSEKSYEWVETLKSALKSAEVDPSKKIVLFAQGEDTNGIVGLVNCVKQEPGGNSVRSVFIKDPAAPKFSLTAPLYAAQLKKDLLSNILKPNGVWGTMRHLKLENQQDKPSLQVEHAYINALTRGDLSSLKWIEGPLTYYKPEYYPNTELCTVYYAPLNFRDIMLASGKLPPDALPGDLAGQDCILGLEFSGRNSKGKRVMGMLAARGLATSVLADPGFLWEVPSKWTLEEASTIPVVYGTAYYALCVRGRMKPGNSLLVHAGTGGVGQAAIAIALHMGVTVYTTVGSKQKREFLKKTFPKLTDKNIANSRDTSFEQHVLRETKGRGVDLVLNSLSDDKLQASVRCLAKDGRFLEIGKLDLSNNSPLGMSVFLKNTTFHGILLDSLFDSKSESEDKKEVVRLLNEGIKNGAVNPLPATVFTESQVEQAFRFIGSGKHIGKVVLKIRDEESTAVVKPATKLVTSIPRSYMNPDKTYVLVGGLGGFGLELANWLIVRGAKNLVLTARSGITTGYQAACVSNWKESGVNVLISKADCSTINGAQQLIDDSNKLGPVGGVFNLAAVLRDAFLENQTPQDFEIVSKPKVTGTKNLDTVTRKSCPELDHFVVFSSVSCGRGNAGQTNYGFANSVMERICEARQEAGLPGLAIQWGAIGDVGLIMETMGGNETVVGGTLPQRMASCLSAFDVFLQHPQPVLASMVLAEKRKGGSGGAGQVSLIEAVANILGIKDTKNINASATLADLGMDSLMGAEIKQTLERNYDLVLSVGEIRTLTVKRLQELQNDGNEVVADTPNGTTAGNDQVEFSQSLVPQETIINMKNDENSKLNVFMFSAIEGFVSALEEVASKLPYNIYGLQCTEDAPTDSMASMAKFFVAKIKGIQKSGPYNLVGYSFGASVAFETGVALEAAGEKVSLVLLDGSPSYVLTHQNAFKNRHSDNKVDDRDAFAYFVLLFKELDYQVVFDQIATKKTKEEQLEEAVNILSDLPLNKDELKTAAKLFHGKLFVSFYYKPEQKFNGSVTLVTAKDNFVSLGPDYGLKPLCKGSLNIHSVSGDHRQIVKGESANSVAQIISKSFLS from the exons ATGCCAGCAAGATTCCCACAACCAACCAGCAATGGAGCTGTGAATGGTACCCCATTCTCAGGAAATGATGAAATAGTTATCAGTGGTATTTCCGGACGTCTTCCAGAATCAGAGTCAATCGCAGAGTTCAGGGAGAATTTGTATGCTGGTGTTGATTTGGTAACAGATGATGACCGCCGTTGGCCAGCTG gtCTACATGGCCTTCCAACGAGAACTGGTAAACTCAAGAATTTGGAATATTTTGATGCCAATTTCTTTGGAGTGCATGCTAAACAGGCTGAAGTAATGGACCCACAATTGAGATTACTTTTAGAAACTACTTATGAATGTATTGTGGATGCTg GTGTGAACCCAGATGATATACGTGGATCTAAAATTGGAGTTTACATTGGTGCATCCAACAGTGAGACTGATGATTATTTGAGTAGACTGCCAGAACGTGTCAATGGTTATGGCTTGACTGGATGTTGCCGAGCTATGTTTGCCAACAGAATATCATAcacatttgattttaatggACCTAGTTTTGCTATAGACACAGCTTGTTCCAGTAGTTTAGTTGCTATGTCACAAGCTGTGCAAGCTATTGAAAATGGGCAGTGTGATGCAGCTATTGTTGGAGGTGCTAACCTATTGTTGAAACCTACAAATTCATTGCAGTTTCATAGATTGAGCATGTTATCACCACAAGGAATGTGCAAAGCATTCGATGTCACAg gaaatGGATATGTGAGAAGTGAAGCTGTTGTGACAATATTTTTGCAAAAGGCTAGTGTTGCAAAACGTAGCTATGCCACAGTTATGGGAGCACTCATCAACACTGACGGATTTAAAGACCAAGGAATTACATTCCCAAGTGGTGCTATGCAAAATAAACTTATCCAAGAAGTATATGCTAAATGTGGTGTTAACCCATCTGAAGTGTCTTATGTGGAAGCTCATGGAACAGGAActaaa GTTGGTGATCCTCAAGAAGTTAATTCTATTGCCGAATTTTTCACTAAAGATCGTACCACACCACTGTTAATCGGCTCTGTTAAATCTAACATGGGCCACTCTGAACCAGCTTCTGGTCTTTGTTCATTagctaaaatagtaatttccTTAGAAGCGGGAAAAATTCCTGGAAATCTTCACTTTGCTAACCCAAACCCTGATATTCCAGCTTTATTAGATGGAAGATTACaa GTTGTGAACAAAAACTGGGATTACAGCGGAGGCTATGTAGCACTTAATTCTTTTGGGTTTGGTGGTGCCAATGCTCATGTTTTATTGAAGTCTAATCCTAAACCAAAGACTGCTCCAATTCTAAATAATGTACCACGTTTGATTGCCGTATCTGGAAGAACAAATGATGCAGTtaacaatatgttaaaaaat ATTGCTGATACACCATTAGATGACGGTTTTGTTAGTTTATTACATGATATTcatgctaataatattaatggacATGGTTATAGAGGATACACTGTCCTTGGAAAATCAATCTCTGAAGTCAct gaAGTCAAGCCTACTAAAAGACCAGTTTGGTTTGTTTTTTCTGGAATGGGAAGTCAATGGGCTGGTATGGTTGAAGGGCTCCTTCAATTAGAACCTTTTGCTCGGGCAATTAATAGAGCTGCATCTGTACTTCAAGTTGAAGGACTAGATTTGCTTAGCATTCTTAACTCAAAAGACGAAACAACATTTGATAATGTGCTTAACTCATTTGTATCTATAACATCAATGCAG GTTGCTTTAGTCGATCTGTTGAAATCAATTGGAATTGAACCAGATGGTGTTGTTGGACACTCAGTTGGTGAACTTGGTTGTGCATATGCTGATGGTACATTTAATGCTGATCAAGCAATTTTGGCTGCGTTCTGGAGAGGTCGTAGCATTTTAGAATCTAAATTGCCACAAGGATCTATGGCTGCTGTtg gtttATCATGGGAAGATACTAAAAAAAGATTGCCTGCTGACTTGGTTGCTGCTTGTCATAATAGTGAAGATAGTGTAACAGTATCTGGTCCACCATCAAGTCTCACTGCTTTTGTCAAGACTTTACAAGCTGAAGGAATTTTTGCTAAAGAAGTTAAGAGTTCTGGATATGCTTTCCACTCTAAGTACATCGCTGATGCTGCACCTAAGCTCCGCAACAGCTTAGAAAGA attttaccAAATCCAAAACCTCGTACATCTCGATGGATCAGTTCTTCCATCCCAGAAGCACAATGGAATACCCCACTTGCTCAAATGAGTTCAACTGCATATCATGTCAACAATTTATTGGCTCCAGTTTTGTTCCAT gaaGCTCTTGCTCATGTACCAAAAGATGCTGTTGTCATTGAAATCGCCCCACATGCTTTACTTCAAGCCATTCTTAAAAGAGCTTTAGGACCTGAATGCTCTTGTATTGGTCTTACTAAGCGATCAACAAACCCTGAAGGAAACAtttctgtattattatcaGGCATTGGAaa ACTGTACAACGCTGGAGTTcaaccaaaaattaaaaatctatatccAGCTGTTTCTTATCCAGTAGCTAAAGGAACACCTATGATTCAGTCTTTAATCGAATGGGATCATTCTGTTGAATGGCTTGTTACCAATTTTGCTCAaaag gAAGCAGGATCTGGAGAatctgttattaaaattgatttgagTACTGAAGAAGACCAATATTTGTCTGGACATGCTATCGATGGCAGAGTATTATTCCCTGCTACTGGATATTTG ACACTTGTATGGAGGACTTTTGCTAAACTTCAAGATAAGAACATTGAAGAATTCCCAGTTGTTAtcgaaaatgtacaatttttacgTGCAACTATAATGCCAAAAGacg GAAACGTAAACTTccttatcaacatttttgaagGAACtggtaattttgaaatttgtgaAGGTGGCTCAGTGGCTGTTACTGGCCGTATCTACATTCCAGATGATATTGAAACAGAACAATTAGAATTACCTGAACCATATgttgatgaaaataatttatctcttAAATCTGTAGACATCTACAAAGATTTGGGATTGAGAGGATACGACTACAAAGGAGTATTCCGCGGAGTTAAAGAAGCTGATAATAAAG gcATCAGTGGCAAATTGGATTGGATTGGAAATTGGATCACATACATTGATACAATGTTGCAGTTTTCTATTTTGGGCTTGAAAACTAAAGAGTTGTACTTACCAACAAGAATGCAAAGAGTTATTATTGACCCAGCAAAACATTTAgaatatattgaaaccttaCCAGAAAATAGTC ctGTTCCGGTATACATGTACAGAGATATTGATGTCATCAAATCTGGTGGTATTGAATTGCGTGGCATGAAGGCTAGTTTGGCTCCAAGAAGACAACAATCACAGGCTGCTCCTAAATTAGAAAAGTATACATTTGTACCATACAACAGTGATAag gctTCTCCTATAACAGACGTCTCAAGTGTTTTTGCTGCATACCTTCAGATTGCATTGGAAAATAGTGCTGGTGCAATGAAAGTAAAAGTTGTTGAATACGGAGCAGACAAACCATTTGAAGGAATTTATATGCCTAATGTTGTCAACATTCTGGAATCTGAACCCTTAATATCT ttggATGCAACCTTAGCTACAACTCAAACACAAGCTTTAGCTCCATTTTTGGGACCAATGgaagtaaaaatgataaacaaaTCATTGGAAAATGGTCCGATTGAATCTAACGCTCATGTAGTAATTGCTTTTGATGTGTTACAAtctcaaaacaaattaaacaactTGGCAGAGACAGTAAAAGATGGTGGCTTTGTTCTTACTTCCGAATCTAATAATGTGTCTCAAAGCCTTATCGAGAATAGTAATCTTGTTTTTATCAGCAAGTTATCTGCTGAAGATAGAACTTTCTTCTTATTGAGAAAG CTTGGTGAAGAATTACCAGTCAGTGAGGTTATCCAAGTGTCTGAAAAATCTTACGAGTGGGTTGAGACATTAAAATCGGCTCTAAAATCTGCTGAAGTTGACCCAAGCAagaaaatagttttgtttGCTCAAGGAGAAGACACTAATGGTATTGTCGGTTTGGTTAATTGTGTTAAACAAGAACCTGGTGGCAACAGTGTCAGATCAGTATTCATTAAAGACCCAGCTGCACCAAAATTCTCTTTAACCGCTCCTCTATATGCTGCACAGTTGAAAAAAGATTTACTGAGCAATATATTGAAGCCTAATGGGGTGTGGGGTACAATGAGACATTTGAAATTAGAAAACCAACAGGATAAGCCCTCATTACAAGTTGAGCATGCTTACATTAATGCTTTGACTAGAGGAGATTTGAGCAGTTTGAAATGGATTGAAGGACCCTTGACTTATTACAA acctGAATACTACCCAAATACTGAATTATGTACTGTTTACTACGCACCACTTAACTTCCGTGATATCATGTTGGCATCTGGAAAACTTCCTCCTGATGCATTGCCTGGTGATTTAGCTGGACAA gacTGTATTCTTGGACTTGAATTCTCTGGCCGTAACTCTAAAGGTAAAAGGGTAATGGGTATGCTTGCTGCTAGAGGATTGGCTACTAGTGTTCTTGCTGATCCTGGGTTCTTGTGGGAAGTTCCTAGCAAATGGACATTGGAAGAAGCATCAACCATTCCTGTTGTTTATGGAACT gcttACTATGCACTCTGTGTAAGAGGAAGAATGAAGCCAGGCAACTCATTATTAGTTCATGCTGGTACTGGAGGTGTCGGCCAAGCAGCAATTGCTATTGCTCTGCATATGGGTGTTACTGTTTACACTACTGTTGGTAGCAAACAAAAAAGAGAATTCTTAAAAAAGACATTCCCcaag tTAACTGACAAAAATATTGCCAACTCTCGTGACACCAGTTTTGAACAACACGTATTAAGAGAAACAAAAGGTCGTGGTGTAGATCTTGTTCTGAACTCATTGTCAGATGATAAACTTCAAGCATCTGTCCGTTGCTTGGCCAAGGATGGTCGTTTCCTTGAAATTGGTAAACTTGATTTGTCAAACAACAGCCCACTGGGAATGTCCGTTTTCTTGAAAAATACTACATTCCACGGAATTCTATTGGACTCATTGTTTGATAGCAAATCTGAAAGTGAAGATAAGAAAGAAGTTGTAAGATTGTTAAACGAAGGTATTAAGAATGGCGCAGTTAATCCTCTACCAGCCACAGTATTCACTGAATCTCAAGTAGAACAAGCATTTAGATTTATTGGATCTGGTAAACATATTGGAAAAGTAGTATTGAAAATTAGAGACGAAGAATCTACAGCAGTTGTAAAGCCTGCAACCAAACTGGTAACTTCTATTCCACGGTCTTATATGAACCCAGACAAAACATATGTGCTTGTTGGAGGTCTTGGAGGATTTGGGTTAGAATTAGCTAATTGGTTGATTGTCAGAGGTGCCAAAAACCTTGTATTGACGGCTAGAAGTGGAATTACCACTGGTTATCAAGCTGCTTGTGTAAGCAATTGGAAAGAATCGGGTGTAAATGTACTGATATCTAAGGCTGATTGTTCAACAATTAATGGAGCTCAACAATTGATTGATGACAGTAACAAATTGGGACCAGTTGGAGGTGTTTTCAATTTGGCCGct gtaCTGAGAGATGCATTCTTAGAAAATCAAACTCCACAAGATTTTGAAATTGTGAGCAAACCTAAAGTAACTGGTACCAAAAACTTAGACACAGTTACCAGGAAGTCTTGTCCCGAACTCGATCACTTTGTTGTATTTTCATCAGTATCTTGTGGACGTGGTAATGCTGGACAAACTAATTACGGTTTTGCTAACTCTGTCATGGAAAGAATTTGTGAAGCTAGACAAGAAGCTGGTCTCCCAGGG ttgGCTATTCAATGGGGTGCGATTGGAGATGTTGGACTTATTATGGAAACTATGGGTGGAAATGAAACAGTGGTTGGTGGTACATTACCACAGCGTATGGCTTCGTGTTTGAGTGcttttgatgtatttttgCAACATCCTCAACCTGTTTTGGCTTCTATGGTATTGGCTGAAAAAAGAAAGGGTGGTTCTGGTGGTGCCGGACAAGTGAGCCTAATTGAAGCTGTTGCCAATATTCTTGGTATCAAAGACACTAAGAATATCAATGCGTCAGCAACTCTAGCTGATCTTGGTATGGACTCTTTGATGGGAGCTGAAATCAAACAGACTTTGGAAAGAAATTATGATTTGGTGTTGAGTGTTGGTGAAATCAGAACTTTGACTGTTAAGAGATTACAAGAATTGCAAAATGATGGTAATGAAGTTGTTGCTGATACACCTAATGGGACAACCGCTGGAAATGATCAG gTTGAATTCAGTCAAAGTTTAGTTCCTCAAGAAACTATTATCAACATGAAGAATGATGAAAATAGCAAGCTTAATGTGTTTATGTTCAGTGCGATTGAAGGTTTTGTATCTGCACTAGAAGAAGTAGCGTCTAAAttaccttataatatttatggactTCAATGTACTGAAGATGCCCCAACTGATTCAATGGCGTCTATGGCAAAATTCTTTGTAGCT aaaattaaaGGAATTCAAAAGTCTGGGCCATACAACCTTGTAGGATACTCATTTGGTGCATCTGTTGCTTTTGAAACTGGTGTAGCATTAGAAGCTGCTGGTGAGAAAGTTAGCCTTGTACTGTTGGATGGTTCTCCATCTTATGTTCTGACACatcaaaatgcatttaaaaaccgTCATTCAGATAACAAAGTAGATGATAGAGATGCTTTTGCATACTTTGTATTACTTTTCAAGGAACTAGACTACCAAGTg gtcTTTGATCAAATTGCCACAAAAAAGACAAAAGAAGAACAACTGGAAGAAGCAGTAAATATCTTATCTGATTTACCCTTAAATAAAGATGAACTAAAAACCGCAGCTAAACTATTCCATGgcaaattatttgtttcgtTCTATTACAAACCGGAACAGAAATTCAATGGAAGTGTCACCTTGGTTACAGCAAAAGACAACTTTGTATCTCTTGGACCAGACTATGGACTGAAacct ctTTGCAAAGGTTCTTTAAACATCCACTCTGTTTCCGGAGATCACAGGCAAATAGTGAAAGGTGAATCTGCCAACTCAGTGGCACAAATAATCTCTAAGTCATTTCTGTCATAA